The proteins below come from a single Ahaetulla prasina isolate Xishuangbanna chromosome 16, ASM2864084v1, whole genome shotgun sequence genomic window:
- the LOC131186084 gene encoding uncharacterized protein LOC131186084 yields the protein MMRRSFFKGTGRRPLKIDRKSVVLGRPLQKELEVAMPGEGHKGSRPYWEGRSKKHWHALKLKTPPRRENSCTRKLAGKLRRMDGKLTVRETSFFKMVGRRAGGRRVGRTGSVPRRKGRSERKLGNQRKSAMMRRSFFKGTGRRPLEIDRKSVVLGRRLQKELEVAMPGEGHKGSRPYWEGRSKKHWHGNRKPCGEGRRKRIGP from the exons ATGATGAGAAGGTCATTTTTCAAAGGAACTGGGAGAAGGCCGCTGAAAATTGACAGGAAGTCGGTCGTACTAGGAAGGCCGCTGCAAAAGGAACTTGAGGTGGCAATGCCAGGAGAAGGGCACAAAGGAAGTCGGCCATACTGGGAAGGTCGCTCGAAGAAGCACTGGCACG CGTTGAAGCTTAAAACACCCCCGCGACGAGAAAATAGCTGCACAAGGAAGTTGGCCGGAAAACTAAGAAGGATGGACGGGAAGTTGACCGTCAGAGAAACGTCGTTTTTCAAAATGGTGGGACGTCGGGCTGGGGGACGCCGCGTTGGACGGACAGGAAGTGTGCCGAGACGAAAAGGTCGCTCAGAAAGGAAGTTGGGGAATCAAAGGAAGTCAGCCATGATGAGAAGGTCATTTTTCAAAGGAACTGGGAGAAGGCCGCTGGAAATTGACAGGAAGTCGGTCGTACTAGGAAGGCGGCTGCAAAAGGAACTTGAGGTGGCAATGCCAGGAGAAGGGCACAAAGGAAGTCGGCCATACTGGGAAGGTCGCTCGAAGAAGCACTGGCACGGTAATCGGAAGCCATGCGGAGAAGGGCGACGGAAGCGGATCGGCCCCTGA